The genomic stretch CCGTCCTGGGCAGCTCGACGCGACGCTTCTCCACCACCCGGTAGTCCTTGATGATGTTCAACGTCGCCTGCGGGGCGATCAGTGCGATGGTGCTGACCTCGCGGGCGGTCAGCTCGCGGTCTTCGATCTTGACGATCCCCTTGCACCCGCCGCGGCTGCTGCGCAGGTTCATCCCGACCAGAACCACCTGGTCGCTCCGGGCCAGCTGCAGTATCTCGGCGACCTTGAACGTGGCCTCGTTCTGGATGTGGTCGATGACGGTGCCGTTGCGAATGGCGGCGACGTTCATCTTCTCGCGCGGCGCCCTGCCCGGGTCCATGCCTATACCTTTCCCAGCACCATGGCCAGCAGGGCCTGCCGGACGGGGATCCCGTTCCTGGCCTGCTCGAAGTACACGGCGTGCGGCGTTTCGTCGACGTCCGGCGCCAGCTCGTCGACCCGCGGCAGCGGGTGCATCACGCGCATGGAGTCCTTGACGCCGGCGCGCTCCAGCAGTTCGCGGTCGATCCGGTAGGCGCCCTTCACACGCTCGTATTCCACGATGTCGGGGAACCGTTCCTGCTGGATGCGCGT from Candidatus Brocadiaceae bacterium encodes the following:
- a CDS encoding aspartate carbamoyltransferase regulatory subunit, which encodes MDPGRAPREKMNVAAIRNGTVIDHIQNEATFKVAEILQLARSDQVVLVGMNLRSSRGGCKGIVKIEDRELTAREVSTIALIAPQATLNIIKDYRVVEKRRVELPRTVEGIVRCFNPSCITNCQNVATRFDVLASNPVSLRCSYCERLMSGPDIVLK